The following are encoded together in the Thunnus albacares chromosome 7, fThuAlb1.1, whole genome shotgun sequence genome:
- the slc10a3 gene encoding P3 protein, with translation MRTLFTFCCLLLITGGADRAWATGNLTIDSSSDTNLTAASSSSSSSSSRYIRIGDGSSQEFEFPENTNGVIVISSQYRSAAASRKGRQSWKQTVTVRSLDPEVLSILNVTDSGHAGPAKSYIISIRSGFPGRAQLQIQLLDLDQDSVPVLIEERTDYSIRVAPGNDDPATRLTQSGGLSHFSENPVLFALLPLIFVNKCAFGCKVEVEVLRGLLRSPVPLLLGVLGQFLVMPFYAYCVSRLATLPKALSLGLVITCSAPGGGGGYLYSLLLGGDVTLAISMTLVSTVVAAAAMPLSSALYGRLLGVHAALHVPFVKILGTLLFIAIPISLGMLVKLRLPALTRVLLALIRPFSFVLIVGGIFMAYQMGASILANVKPQIVAVGVTVPLLGLVVGAVLGKLAGLAPPQRKTVSIEVGVQNSLLALAVMQLSFRRAEADFASQAPFIVALSSTSEMLLIVLGYFAQRRLCGSAVPRSDA, from the coding sequence ATGAGGACGCTATTTACATTCTGCTGTCTCCTCCTCATCACCGGCGGAGCGGACCGGGCGTGGGCCACCGGAAACCTGACTATCGACAGCAGCAGCGACACCAACCTGACAGccgccagcagcagcagcagcagcagcagcagcaggtacaTCAGAATCGGGGACGGGTCGTCGCAGGAATTTGAGTTTCCCGAAAACACCAACGGCGTGATTGTAATCTCCAGCCAGTACCGGAGCGCAGCGGCCAGCAGGAAGGGCCGCCAGAGCTGGAAGCAAACGGTGACAGTCCGCTCCCTGGACCCGGAGGTTCTCTCAATACTTAATGTAACAGACAGCGGACACGCAGGACCAGCCAAAAGCTACATTATCAGCATCCGCTCCGGGTTCCCAGGCAGGGCCCAGCTGCAGATCCAGCTCCTGGACCTGGACCAGGACTCAGTACCGGTTCTTATCGAGGAGAGGACAGATTACTCCATCAGAGTGGCGCCAGGTAACGATGACCCGGCCACCCGGCTCACCCAGTCTGGTGGCCTGTCCCACTTCTCTGAGAACCCGGTGCTGTTCGCCTTGCTGCCCCTCATCTTCGTCAACAAGTGTGCCTTCGGGTGcaaggtggaggtggaggtgctGCGGGGTCTGCTGAGGAGCCCTGTACCACTACTCCTCGGGGTGCTGGGTCAGTTCCTGGTGATGCCCTTTTATGCCTACTGTGTGTCCCGGCTGGCCACACTGCCCAAAGCGCTCTCCCTGGGCCTGGTGATCACCTGCTCTGCCCCGGGCGGCGGGGGCGGCTACCTGTACAGCCTGCTGCTTGGAGGAGATGTAACCCTGGCTATCTCCATGACGCTGGTGTCCACagtggtggcagcagcagccatgCCTCTGTCATCAGCTCTGTATGGGCGACTGCTGGGCGTGCACGCCGCCCTGCACGTGCCATTCGTGAAGATCCTTGGCACCCTCCTGTTCATCGCCATCCCCATCTCGCTGGGCATGCTGGTCAAGCTGCGGCTGCCCGCCCTCACACGCGTCCTGCTGGCACTCATACGACCTTTCAGCTTTGTGCTCATCGTGGGTGGCATCTTCATGGCCTACCAAATGGGCGCATCCATCCTGGCTAACGTGAAGCCCCAGATTGTGGCAGTCGGGGTGACGGTGCCTTTGCTGGGGCTGGTGGTCGGGGCTGTCTTGGGCAAGCTGGCGGGCCTGGCTCCACCGCAGAGGAAGACAGTCAGCATCGAGGTGGGCGTCCAGAACAGCTTGCTGGCTCTCGCCGTCATGCAGCTGTCCTTCCGCCGGGCGGAGGCCGACTTCGCATCCCAGGCACCCTTCATCGTGGCCCTCAGCAGCACCTCGGAGATGCTGCTCATCGTCCTGGGATACTTTGCCCAGCGGAGGTTGTGTGGGTCTGCCGTCCCCAGGAGTGACGCCTGA